A segment of the Desulfomicrobium macestii genome:
CCAGATCGCGCATCATCTCGGGAATCGCGTTCTTGTCTGAGGGACTGACCACAAGCAGGTGAACATGGTTGGAAGTCACCGTGAAGTTCAGCACCGGCACCCGGTAGCGGGCCTGATTTTCAAAGAGCGTGTCCGTCAGCAGTTTGCGGTACAAAGCCTGGTTCAAAAGAAAGTCCCGGTTGTGACAACGGGCAGTCAGATGCCAGACATAACCAGGATCGAAAAATCGTTGCGGGTAACCCATGCAGTCCAGACCGGCGTTGAAAGGCGCTCCAATCGACCCGGACCGATGTTCCATCGATCTGAGTCACGCATCATCCAAAGCTTGCGCGTTTATGCTCCCCGTCGTCGCTTGTGGAGAAACAATCTTTATGCGCGCCGCCTGGATAGACTGCTACCAGCGCAGAAATCATATTCCAATTGGACCTGCTACCCATTCTGTCCGAAAATCGCTGGCCTCCAAAAAATTTAGGCCCCGTCCAGGTCTCTGAGACCTAGAACAATCCTTGCGAACAGTGAGCGGTGATCGGAAAAAGACAACGGGATCAGGAACTGACCCTTGTCAGCGGCCTGCCCTAAAGTCGGACACGTATCTTTCCGGATTCTCACCTAAAAACGCAAAAGAGTTTACAAGACCCGTGCCATGAAGCCTTTTTACTCCACACACCGAAAAGCCCCGCCAGACGGGGCTTTTCTTGGTTTACGCGGAAGTGAATACAAGGACGGGGTGTCTGATTTTGTTGGACAGGATTGGGGAGGCAACGACCGGAGGACGACAAAGGCAACGACCGGAGAACGGGAAAGGCAATCCAGATGAGGGCGTCTATCGCTGCCTCCGTCGCTGGTTCTATCGCTGCCTCCGTCGATGCGGCTTGGGACAGTTTTTTCCTCGGCGGCCTGACCGTCACCGACGACTTCATGGCCGAACGGCCCGAACAGGCACAGTCAGAACGGGAAGCATTGTAACCATGCTCAAATATCTTCTGGACACGAACATCGTCATCTACGTCATCAAGAACCGCCCCCTGTCTGTCCTTAAGAGCATGAACTACCCGCCCCTATGCGTTGCTGCATAGGCGGGGTTTCGTGCTTCGACAGGGTTGCTCGGCTTGTGGGCCAAGTCTCACACCCCTCCACACCTCGGACGGTTCCCGGCCGGCCAGGGCTAAGCCCCGGAAAAGTATGTTGATGGCGGCGTTCTGGTCGCGGTCCATGACCAAGCCGCAATGGGGGCAGTCGTGAACACGGACGGAAAGGTCCTTGAGGACCGTTGTCCCGCATCGGCTGCACTCCTGCGTCGTACCCTTGGGGTTCACTCTGACGAACTCGCAGCCAGCCTCTTCCGCTTTGCTGCCGAGCATCGCCAGGAAACGCCCAAGGGCTGCGTCAGCCATGGTCCTGTTCAGTCCACGCTTCCGCTTGCCGCCTTTTGCCATCATGTTTTTGACCGCCAGGTCCTCCACCGCCAAAAAGGCAGTGGTTGAAACGAGCCTGGCTGCCCTTTTGTCCAAATAGTCCTTGCGTCGGTTCGCGACGCGCTCATGAATGCGCGAGAGTTCGCGCACAGCCTTCCTGCGGTTCGATGAGCCTTTCTTCTTCCGCGAGACGCTACGGCTGGCGGTCCTGATTTTGGCCGCATCCTCATCAAAATGGCGCTTGCGCAGGATTCTGGCGCCTTCAGCCAGGACGCCAAGCGATTGGAGTCCGGCATCGAGTCCGGTCATGGACTCGGGGTCCTTGGCGACGGGCCGGGCAAGAACCGAAAGCGTAGTGCTGTAGGTGATGGTCGCGTACCACTTGTCCCGGTCCCTGCGGATCGTACAGCAGGTCATCTGCTTCCGATCCAGGCCCAGGAGGTTCACGCGACACGTGCCCCGAAGCTTGATGTGGCCAAGATTGGACACGACAAGGACGCCGCGGCCACCACCAAGCTCAGTCAGCTTCCAGCCCGCTACGCAGGGATAGGTGAAACTGTCGAAGCGGTCCTTGGCCCTGAAGCGCGGATACCCGGGCTTCTGCCCGCTCTTCAGGCGACGGAAAAACGCTTTGAACGCCCGGTCCACGCGCCTGACGGTTTCCTGCAGGGCGTGAGACCCGAGCGGCAGATACCATGTCTTCTCCGCCTTCATGGCGGGCAGCGCGTTCTGCTGCTCGTTGTAGGAGACGGAGCGTTTTTCCTCGCGCCAGGCGTCCCGGCGCTCGGCGAGGCTCTGGTTGTAGAGCAGTCGATGCAACTCAAGCCAGGACTCAAGCTGCCTGACTTGTTTGGCTGTCGGATACAGCCTCAATGTGCAATTTCTTGTTGCCTTCGACATATTAAAACTATATATAGTTCATTATGGAAAAGTCAACATTAAATACGTATTCTCACTGCTCTTTCAGGATAATTTATCACATAGTTTTTGTGACTAAATACCGGAGACCGGTACTGACCGACACCATGCGCGATCGTCTGAAAGAGCTGTTCAGCCGCATCTGCGACAACGCCAAGTGTGTTCTGGTCGAGATGGACGGCGAGGCCGACCACGTCCATCTGCTCGTGGACGCGAGCCCGAATGTCCAACCGTCGCGACTCGTGAATACGCTCAAGACCATCAGTTCCCGAGAACTGCGCAAGGAATTCGCAGTGGAGTTGGCGAGACACTATTGGAAGCCAGTCCTGTGGGCGCGAGCGTACTGCGTCCTCTCCGCGGGCGGAGCTCCGCTTGATGTGATCAGGAAATACATCCAGAATCAGGACAAAGACACCGACTAACTCCACCCTGGACGAGGATGGAAAATGCGTCGGGAATTTTGTTCAACAGTTTGGGATTTCACTGAAAACGAATGCGATCGAGTTCTGATGTTTTTTACTTTCTTGTGTCATTTTTATGTAAGCGCTCAGACGTCCGCATCTTCCCTGGACGTGTCTGATCTGCGATAGAAGCAAGAG
Coding sequences within it:
- the tnpA gene encoding IS200/IS605 family transposase; this translates as MEKSTLNTYSHCSFRIIYHIVFVTKYRRPVLTDTMRDRLKELFSRICDNAKCVLVEMDGEADHVHLLVDASPNVQPSRLVNTLKTISSRELRKEFAVELARHYWKPVLWARAYCVLSAGGAPLDVIRKYIQNQDKDTD
- a CDS encoding RNA-guided endonuclease InsQ/TnpB family protein, whose translation is MSKATRNCTLRLYPTAKQVRQLESWLELHRLLYNQSLAERRDAWREEKRSVSYNEQQNALPAMKAEKTWYLPLGSHALQETVRRVDRAFKAFFRRLKSGQKPGYPRFRAKDRFDSFTYPCVAGWKLTELGGGRGVLVVSNLGHIKLRGTCRVNLLGLDRKQMTCCTIRRDRDKWYATITYSTTLSVLARPVAKDPESMTGLDAGLQSLGVLAEGARILRKRHFDEDAAKIRTASRSVSRKKKGSSNRRKAVRELSRIHERVANRRKDYLDKRAARLVSTTAFLAVEDLAVKNMMAKGGKRKRGLNRTMADAALGRFLAMLGSKAEEAGCEFVRVNPKGTTQECSRCGTTVLKDLSVRVHDCPHCGLVMDRDQNAAINILFRGLALAGREPSEVWRGVRLGPQAEQPCRSTKPRLCSNA